From Alphaproteobacteria bacterium, a single genomic window includes:
- a CDS encoding guanylate kinase has protein sequence MDSYHKRHSDYLKHKGIMMVFSSPSGAGKTTLTRSLCSMDRYVKLSISATTRPPRPGEVDGEHYHFMSQADFDVAVAKGQFLEHAHVFNHSYGTWRSEVEEDMRQGYDVVFDIDWHGAQTLIQEDRERVVSVFILPPSLEVLDDRLRARGQDDEEIIQYRMGKALKEISHWAEYDYVVVNDDLSKALKDVKSILRSERLKRSRQLGLSDFVHTFMEWTKKPA, from the coding sequence ATGGATTCATATCATAAGCGACATTCGGATTATTTAAAACACAAAGGCATTATGATGGTGTTTTCATCGCCATCGGGGGCGGGAAAAACAACCTTGACGCGCTCGCTCTGTTCCATGGATCGATATGTCAAACTTTCCATTTCAGCAACAACCCGTCCCCCCCGGCCCGGTGAGGTTGACGGTGAACATTATCATTTCATGAGCCAGGCTGATTTTGATGTCGCGGTTGCAAAGGGCCAGTTTCTTGAACACGCCCATGTTTTTAATCATAGTTATGGCACGTGGCGGTCTGAAGTTGAAGAGGATATGAGACAAGGGTATGACGTGGTTTTTGATATTGATTGGCATGGTGCTCAAACGTTGATTCAGGAAGATCGAGAACGGGTGGTATCTGTGTTTATTTTGCCGCCTTCGCTGGAAGTGCTGGACGATCGATTACGCGCCCGCGGCCAAGACGATGAGGAAATCATTCAATACCGCATGGGGAAAGCTCTGAAAGAAATTAGCCACTGGGCAGAATATGATTATGTGGTCGTGAATGATGACTTGAGTAAGGCTTTGAAGGATGTGAAATCCATTTTGAGAAGTGAACGGCTTAAGCGCTCAAGACAATTGGGGCTCAGTGATTTTGTCCATACTTTCATGGAGTGGACAAAAAAACCGGCATAA
- a CDS encoding 30S ribosomal protein S4, with protein sequence MTKRVQAKYKINRRLGENLWGRPKSPVNTRTTGPGQHGARRKKPSDYGIQLAAKQKLKGYYGNIMEKQFRRTYDEAVKRKGDTVVNLVQLLERRLDAVVYRMKFVPTVFSARQFVNHGHVLVNGKKVNIPSYRVQPDDVIEVKQKSREMPLVIQAVESAERDVPGYLDVDLAKRTGKFVRLPEFDEIPYPVQMEPNLVIEYYSR encoded by the coding sequence ATGACAAAAAGAGTGCAAGCCAAATACAAAATTAACCGCCGTCTGGGTGAAAACTTGTGGGGTCGTCCCAAAAGTCCAGTGAACACCAGAACCACGGGTCCAGGACAACATGGTGCGCGTCGTAAGAAGCCATCTGATTATGGTATTCAGCTTGCTGCAAAGCAAAAGCTCAAGGGCTACTATGGCAACATCATGGAAAAACAATTTCGCCGCACCTACGATGAAGCGGTGAAGCGTAAAGGTGATACCGTTGTAAACTTGGTGCAATTGCTTGAGCGTCGTCTTGATGCGGTTGTATACCGGATGAAATTTGTCCCAACTGTTTTTTCGGCCCGTCAATTTGTGAACCACGGCCATGTTTTGGTGAATGGCAAGAAAGTTAATATTCCTTCTTACCGCGTTCAGCCCGATGACGTTATTGAGGTAAAACAAAAATCACGGGAGATGCCTCTTGTGATTCAAGCCGTTGAATCTGCAGAACGTGATGTCCCTGGCTACCTTGATGTTGATCTTGCTAAGCGCACGGGTAAATTTGTACGTTTGCCAGAATTTGATGAAATCCCTTACCCG